One Granulicella sp. 5B5 DNA window includes the following coding sequences:
- a CDS encoding VOC family protein produces MAVVNRSAPPCGVIPVVAYPDVDAAVTWLQAAFGLRVRLRIASHRVQMWHGKACVIVGEQGPDKQWGTKSSTMLRVEDVDAVCARAREHGASVTHEPQTHMYGERQATLEDFAGHRWTLTQTVEDVDPAAWGGEAVEL; encoded by the coding sequence GTGGCTGTGGTGAACCGGTCGGCTCCGCCTTGTGGGGTGATTCCGGTGGTGGCGTATCCGGATGTGGATGCGGCGGTGACATGGCTGCAGGCTGCGTTCGGGCTTCGCGTGCGGTTGCGGATTGCGAGCCATCGGGTGCAGATGTGGCATGGCAAGGCCTGCGTGATTGTGGGTGAGCAGGGGCCCGATAAGCAGTGGGGGACGAAGAGCTCGACGATGCTGCGCGTGGAGGATGTCGATGCCGTGTGTGCCCGGGCGCGGGAGCATGGGGCGAGCGTGACGCACGAACCGCAGACGCATATGTATGGCGAGCGGCAGGCCACGCTGGAGGACTTCGCCGGACACCGATGGACGCTGACGCAGACGGTGGAGGATGTCGATCCTGCGGCGTGGGGCGGCGAAGCGGTGGAGTTGTAG